One Staphylococcus simiae genomic region harbors:
- a CDS encoding NYN domain-containing protein — protein MKERYLIIDGYNMIGQSTRLSAIAKENLEEARQQLLDTIANYSAVITDEVICVFDAYEQSGIEREYIYHGVKTIFTKEKETADSFIERYVYELYDKHTKHITVVTSDMSEQHAIFGSGAYRISSREMWRDLEESAIDVSKSLEDISENKPRTRIQLSSDILAKFEEIRRGDNKK, from the coding sequence ATGAAAGAACGTTATTTGATAATAGACGGTTACAATATGATAGGACAATCTACTAGACTTAGTGCTATTGCGAAAGAAAATTTGGAAGAAGCACGCCAACAACTATTAGATACTATTGCCAACTATAGTGCTGTAATTACAGATGAAGTGATTTGCGTCTTTGATGCCTATGAACAATCTGGTATTGAAAGAGAATATATCTATCATGGAGTGAAAACAATTTTCACCAAAGAAAAGGAAACTGCTGATAGTTTTATAGAACGCTATGTATATGAACTTTATGATAAACATACAAAGCATATTACTGTAGTAACGAGTGATATGAGTGAACAACATGCAATTTTTGGTTCAGGAGCATACAGAATTTCTTCAAGGGAAATGTGGAGAGACTTGGAAGAAAGTGCGATAGATGTCAGTAAATCACTGGAAGATATTAGTGAAAATAAGCCAAGAACTCGAATTCAGTTATCTTCAGACATACTTGCCAAATTTGAAGAAATTCGCAGAGGAGATAATAAAAAGTAG
- a CDS encoding sigma-70 family RNA polymerase sigma factor: MTYQFSNNSNDKQHLDTSTYFNDLLKQLHPTIMSRIMKMRINDCDKEDLYQEVIIRIYKATKTFDFNGKQPFNHYVQCVISSVKYDYLRKYLAITRRTESLINEYRVKYSNHSLYKETELSCLYKIQLTELQRQFRHLSIFEKEVMTLVCQYYSPKEIATILNVSDKKVYNAIQRSKQKIKTYC; encoded by the coding sequence GTGACATATCAATTTTCAAATAACTCTAATGATAAACAGCATCTAGATACATCAACATACTTTAACGACTTATTAAAACAATTGCATCCGACAATTATGAGTAGAATCATGAAGATGAGAATTAACGATTGTGATAAAGAGGATTTATATCAAGAGGTAATCATTAGAATCTATAAAGCAACAAAGACGTTTGATTTTAATGGTAAGCAGCCATTTAATCATTATGTACAATGCGTTATAAGTTCAGTGAAATATGATTATTTACGTAAATATTTAGCAATCACTAGAAGGACTGAAAGCTTAATCAACGAATATAGAGTAAAATATAGTAATCATTCACTATATAAAGAAACAGAATTAAGTTGTCTCTACAAAATACAATTAACAGAACTACAAAGGCAATTTAGACATTTAAGTATATTTGAAAAAGAAGTAATGACGCTAGTATGTCAATATTATAGTCCTAAAGAAATTGCTACAATACTCAATGTTAGTGATAAAAAAGTATACAATGCAATACAAAGAAGTAAACAAAAAATTAAAACATATTGTTAA
- the nusG gene encoding transcription termination/antitermination protein NusG, protein MSEEVGAKRWYAVHTYSGYENKVKKNLEKRVESMNMTEQIFRVVIPEEEETQVKDGKAKTTVKKTFPGYVLVELVMTDESWYVVRNTPGVTGFVGSAGAGSKPNPLLPDEVRFILKQMGLKEKTIDVELDVGEQVRIKSGPFANQVGEVQEVEADKFKLTVLVDMFGRETPVEVEFDQVEKL, encoded by the coding sequence ATGTCTGAAGAAGTTGGCGCAAAGCGTTGGTATGCCGTGCATACATATTCAGGATATGAAAATAAAGTTAAAAAGAATTTAGAAAAAAGAGTAGAATCTATGAATATGACTGAACAGATTTTTAGAGTAGTCATACCAGAAGAAGAGGAAACTCAAGTAAAAGATGGTAAGGCTAAAACGACAGTTAAAAAAACCTTCCCTGGTTATGTACTAGTTGAGTTAGTTATGACTGATGAATCTTGGTATGTAGTAAGAAATACACCAGGAGTAACAGGATTTGTAGGATCTGCAGGCGCAGGATCTAAACCTAATCCATTATTACCTGATGAAGTTCGTTTCATTCTAAAACAAATGGGTCTAAAAGAAAAAACAATCGATGTAGAATTAGACGTTGGAGAACAAGTTCGCATCAAGTCTGGTCCGTTCGCAAATCAAGTAGGAGAAGTTCAAGAAGTTGAAGCGGACAAATTTAAATTGACAGTTTTAGTAGATATGTTTGGCCGTGAAACACCAGTAGAAGTTGAATTTGATCAAGTAGAAAAGCTGTAA
- the cysS gene encoding cysteine--tRNA ligase — translation MITLYNTLTRQKEVFKPIEPGKVKMYVCGPTVYNYIHIGNARPAINYDVVRRYFEYQGYDVDYVSNFTDVDDKLINRSKELNQSVPEIADRYIEAFYEDVGALNVKKATSNPRVMDHMDDIIQFIKDLVDQGYAYESGGDVYFRTRKFDGYGKLSHQSIDDLKVGARIDTGEHKEDALDFTLWKKAKPGEISWDSPFGEGRPGWHIECSVMAFHELGATIDIHAGGSDLQFPHHENEIAQSEAHNHAPFANYWMHNGFINIDNEKMSKSLGNFILVHDIIKEVDPDVLRFFMISVHYRSPINYNLELVEAARSGLERIRNSYQLIEERQEIATDIEEQNDYIKQIQAILDRFETVMNDDFNTANAITAWYDLAKLANKYVLENTTSSKVIAKFKEVYQIFSDVLGIPLKDSKVELLLDEDIEKLIEERNQARKNKDFARADKIRDMLKEQNIILEDTPQGVRFKRG, via the coding sequence ATGATTACATTATATAATACATTGACACGTCAAAAAGAAGTATTTAAACCGATAGAACCAGGAAAAGTTAAAATGTATGTTTGTGGACCTACAGTATATAATTATATTCATATCGGAAATGCCAGACCAGCAATTAATTACGATGTTGTAAGACGTTATTTTGAGTACCAAGGTTATGACGTAGATTATGTTTCCAATTTTACTGATGTAGACGATAAACTTATTAATCGTTCAAAAGAACTAAATCAAAGTGTTCCAGAAATTGCGGACAGATATATTGAAGCATTTTATGAAGATGTAGGTGCTTTAAATGTTAAAAAAGCTACATCTAATCCGCGTGTCATGGATCATATGGACGATATTATACAATTTATAAAAGATTTGGTTGATCAAGGTTATGCGTATGAAAGTGGCGGAGATGTATACTTCCGAACTCGTAAATTTGATGGATATGGCAAATTAAGTCATCAATCTATCGATGATTTAAAGGTAGGTGCTCGTATAGACACAGGAGAACATAAGGAAGACGCCTTAGATTTCACATTGTGGAAGAAAGCTAAGCCTGGTGAAATTAGTTGGGACAGTCCTTTTGGAGAGGGACGACCAGGTTGGCATATTGAATGTTCAGTTATGGCATTTCATGAATTAGGTGCAACGATCGATATACATGCTGGAGGATCAGATTTACAATTCCCACACCACGAAAACGAAATTGCTCAGTCAGAAGCACATAATCATGCGCCATTTGCTAATTATTGGATGCATAATGGATTTATTAATATTGATAATGAAAAGATGAGTAAATCATTAGGAAATTTCATTTTAGTTCATGACATTATTAAAGAAGTAGATCCAGATGTATTACGCTTTTTCATGATTAGTGTACATTATAGAAGCCCTATTAATTATAATTTAGAACTAGTTGAAGCAGCACGCAGTGGACTAGAAAGAATTAGAAATAGCTACCAATTAATTGAAGAGCGACAAGAAATTGCAACTGATATTGAAGAACAAAATGATTATATTAAACAAATACAAGCTATCTTAGATCGATTTGAAACAGTGATGAACGATGATTTTAATACAGCAAATGCTATTACAGCTTGGTATGATTTAGCAAAATTGGCAAACAAATATGTATTAGAAAATACGACATCATCAAAAGTAATTGCTAAATTTAAAGAGGTTTATCAAATTTTCAGCGATGTATTAGGTATTCCTTTAAAAGATTCAAAAGTAGAATTATTACTAGATGAAGATATAGAAAAGTTAATTGAAGAACGTAATCAAGCTAGGAAAAATAAAGATTTTGCACGTGCTGATAAAATTAGAGATATGTTAAAAGAACAAAATATTATATTAGAAGACACACCACAAGGGGTTAGATTTAAACGTGGATAA
- the rlmB gene encoding 23S rRNA (guanosine(2251)-2'-O)-methyltransferase RlmB, producing the protein MEDTVIVGRHAVREAIISGHPINKILIQDGIKKQQINEILKNAKDQKIIVQTVPKSKLDFLANAPHQGVAALIAPYEYADFNQFLKEQKDKEGLSTVLILDGLEDPHNLGSILRTADATGVDGVIIPKRRSVTLTQTVAKASTGAIQHVPVIRVTNLANTIDELKDNGFWVAGTEANNATDYRNLEADMSLAIVIGSEGQGMSRLVSDKCDFYIKIPMVGHVNSLNASVAASIMMYEVYRKRNDIEAT; encoded by the coding sequence ATGGAAGATACAGTTATTGTTGGCAGACATGCAGTTAGAGAAGCGATTATCTCTGGACATCCAATCAATAAAATATTGATCCAAGATGGTATAAAAAAACAACAAATTAATGAGATATTAAAAAATGCAAAAGATCAAAAAATAATAGTTCAAACTGTTCCAAAATCCAAATTAGATTTTTTAGCAAATGCACCTCATCAGGGTGTTGCTGCTTTGATTGCACCATATGAATATGCTGATTTCAATCAATTTTTAAAAGAGCAAAAAGACAAAGAGGGATTATCTACAGTATTGATATTAGATGGTTTAGAAGACCCGCATAACTTAGGGTCTATCCTTAGAACTGCTGATGCTACAGGAGTGGATGGTGTTATCATCCCTAAACGTCGTTCAGTGACATTAACACAAACAGTTGCCAAAGCATCTACCGGAGCGATTCAGCACGTTCCAGTAATCAGAGTAACCAACTTAGCTAATACAATTGATGAACTAAAAGACAATGGTTTTTGGGTTGCAGGTACGGAAGCAAACAATGCAACAGATTATCGTAATTTAGAAGCGGATATGTCATTAGCAATTGTTATTGGAAGTGAAGGACAAGGCATGAGTCGTCTTGTAAGTGATAAGTGCGATTTTTATATTAAAATTCCAATGGTTGGACATGTTAATAGTTTAAATGCATCTGTAGCAGCTAGTATAATGATGTATGAAGTTTATAGAAAAAGAAATGACATTGAGGCAACATAA
- the cysE gene encoding serine O-acetyltransferase, which yields MSGEVNILLKRMRDDIKMVFEQDPAARSTLEVITTYAGLHAVWSHLIAHKLYNKKKYVTARLISQISRFFTGIEIHPGAKIGKRLFIDHGMGVVIGETCTIGDNVTIYQGVTLGGTGKEKGKRHPDIGDNVLIAAGSKVLGNIKIHSNVNIGANSVVLQSVPSYSTVVGIPGHIVKQDGKRIGKTFDHRNLPDPIYEQIKHLERQLEKTKNGEIQDDYII from the coding sequence ATGTCGGGGGAGGTAAACATCTTGCTAAAAAGAATGAGAGACGATATTAAAATGGTGTTTGAACAAGATCCAGCAGCACGTTCAACATTAGAAGTTATAACTACATATGCTGGTTTACATGCAGTTTGGAGTCACTTAATTGCTCATAAGCTCTACAATAAAAAGAAATATGTAACAGCACGATTGATTTCCCAAATTTCACGATTTTTTACAGGAATTGAAATACATCCAGGTGCTAAAATTGGTAAACGTCTGTTTATTGACCATGGTATGGGAGTAGTTATAGGGGAAACATGCACAATAGGTGATAATGTTACAATCTATCAAGGTGTTACATTAGGTGGAACAGGTAAAGAAAAAGGTAAACGTCATCCAGATATTGGTGACAATGTGTTAATTGCAGCAGGATCTAAAGTGCTAGGTAACATAAAAATACATTCAAATGTTAATATTGGTGCCAATTCAGTAGTATTGCAATCTGTTCCTAGCTATTCCACAGTCGTAGGTATACCAGGGCATATAGTTAAACAAGATGGCAAACGTATCGGTAAAACGTTTGATCATCGTAATTTACCAGATCCTATTTATGAACAAATTAAACATTTAGAACGACAACTTGAAAAAACGAAGAACGGAGAGATTCAAGATGATTACATTATATAA
- the rpmG gene encoding 50S ribosomal protein L33, translating into MRKIPLNCEVCGSRNYHVPKQGDASVRLSIKKYCPKCNAHTIHKESK; encoded by the coding sequence GTGAGAAAAATACCGTTAAATTGTGAAGTTTGTGGTAGTAGAAATTACCACGTTCCCAAACAGGGAGATGCATCAGTTAGATTAAGTATAAAGAAATATTGTCCTAAATGTAATGCGCATACAATTCATAAAGAGTCGAAATAA
- the rplA gene encoding 50S ribosomal protein L1, with product MAKKGKKYQEAASKVDRTQHYSVEEAIKLAKETSIANFDASVEVAFRLGIDTRKNDQQIRGAVVLPNGTGKSQSVLVFAKGDKIAEAEAAGADYVGEAEYVQKIQQGWFDFDVVVATPDMMGEVGKLGRVLGPKGLMPNPKTGTVTMDVKKAVEEIKAGKVEYRAEKAGIVHASIGKVSFTDEQLIENFKALQDVLAKAKPSSAKATYFKSVAVTTTMGPGVKVDTASFKL from the coding sequence ATGGCTAAAAAAGGTAAAAAGTATCAAGAAGCAGCTAGTAAAGTTGATCGTACTCAGCACTATAGTGTTGAAGAAGCAATTAAATTAGCTAAAGAAACAAGTATTGCTAACTTTGACGCATCAGTTGAAGTTGCTTTCCGTTTAGGAATTGATACACGTAAGAATGACCAACAAATCCGTGGTGCAGTAGTATTACCAAACGGTACTGGTAAATCTCAAAGTGTATTAGTTTTTGCTAAAGGCGATAAAATTGCTGAAGCAGAAGCAGCAGGTGCTGATTATGTAGGTGAAGCAGAATACGTTCAAAAAATCCAACAAGGTTGGTTTGATTTTGATGTAGTTGTTGCTACACCTGACATGATGGGTGAAGTTGGTAAATTAGGTCGAGTATTAGGACCAAAAGGTTTAATGCCTAACCCTAAAACTGGAACTGTTACTATGGACGTTAAAAAAGCTGTTGAAGAAATCAAAGCTGGTAAAGTAGAATATCGTGCTGAAAAAGCTGGTATTGTACATGCGTCAATTGGTAAAGTTTCATTCACTGATGAACAACTTATTGAAAACTTTAAAGCATTACAAGATGTGTTAGCTAAAGCTAAACCATCATCTGCTAAAGCTACTTACTTCAAATCTGTTGCTGTAACTACAACAATGGGTCCTGGAGTAAAAGTAGATACTGCTTCTTTCAAACTATAA
- the secE gene encoding preprotein translocase subunit SecE — MAKKESFFKGVKSEMEKTSWPTKEELFKYTVIVVSTVIFFLVFFYALDIGITALKNLLFG, encoded by the coding sequence ATGGCTAAAAAAGAAAGTTTCTTTAAAGGCGTTAAGTCTGAAATGGAAAAAACAAGTTGGCCGACAAAAGAAGAGTTATTTAAATATACTGTTATAGTTGTATCAACTGTGATATTCTTCTTAGTCTTTTTCTATGCCTTAGATATTGGAATAACTGCATTGAAAAATTTATTATTTGGTTAG
- a CDS encoding Mini-ribonuclease 3 produces the protein MDNQQVDHIKLLNPLTLAYMGDAVLDQYVRSYIVLKLKSKPNRLHQVAKQYVSAKSQAQTLELLIEEQWFTEEEMDILKRGRNAKSYTKAKNTDIQTYRKSSALEAVLGYLYLKEQEERLEQLLTKIINIVNER, from the coding sequence GTGGATAACCAACAAGTGGATCATATTAAATTATTAAACCCATTAACTTTAGCCTATATGGGAGATGCAGTGTTGGATCAATATGTTCGTTCTTATATCGTTTTAAAACTAAAAAGTAAACCTAATAGGCTACATCAGGTAGCGAAACAATATGTATCTGCTAAAAGCCAAGCGCAAACGTTAGAATTATTAATTGAAGAACAATGGTTTACAGAAGAAGAAATGGATATTTTAAAAAGAGGACGTAACGCCAAAAGTTATACCAAAGCCAAAAATACAGATATCCAAACGTATAGAAAGAGTTCTGCTCTAGAAGCCGTGCTTGGTTATTTATATTTAAAAGAGCAAGAAGAAAGACTAGAACAATTATTAACAAAAATAATCAACATTGTTAACGAAAGGTAG
- the rplK gene encoding 50S ribosomal protein L11 — MAKKVEKVVKLQIPAGKANPAPPVGPALGQAGVNIMGFCKEFNARTQDQAGLIIPVEISVYEDRSFTFITKTPPAPVLLKKAAGIEKGSGEPNKTKVASVTKDQVREIANSKMQDLNAADEEAAMRIIEGTARSMGITVE; from the coding sequence GTGGCTAAAAAAGTAGAAAAAGTAGTTAAATTACAAATTCCTGCAGGTAAAGCAAATCCAGCACCACCAGTTGGTCCAGCATTAGGTCAAGCAGGTGTGAACATTATGGGATTCTGTAAAGAATTCAACGCACGTACGCAAGATCAAGCAGGTTTAATTATTCCGGTAGAAATCAGTGTTTATGAAGATCGTTCATTTACATTCATTACAAAAACTCCACCGGCTCCAGTACTACTTAAAAAAGCAGCTGGTATTGAAAAAGGTTCTGGTGAACCAAACAAAACTAAAGTTGCTTCAGTAACTAAAGATCAAGTACGTGAAATTGCTAATAGTAAAATGCAAGATTTAAATGCTGCAGACGAAGAAGCAGCTATGCGTATTATCGAAGGTACTGCTCGTAGTATGGGAATCACTGTTGAATAA